A single window of Haladaptatus paucihalophilus DX253 DNA harbors:
- a CDS encoding VirB4 family type IV secretion system protein, with protein sequence MTASGRWAVPLVITNWPQFAYPGMLEQLTTHPSTDVDLSIHADPSGTDKARRRFDSAIRDLQALIQSKKENGDPSIDQTQRRMNEHREVLSALSRGETSAFDVTVVITVRADSHDAVLSEASTVRSELQKQQITAEFATHNLLTDGLLAGSPLVDDAIDAPTTMLSGAVGCLMPWSAGTIFEERGILTGYHATTDEPLVVNRWNRSNGYNIFTAGRIGAGKSFGTKLLNLREVAKDPDTLLVMIDPLSGFSSLADSLKAENVVVGGSKGINPLEIRRTPQHVLDNNPQLNPFGERFSSVMGFFESFFVHVDSGDNGLNKGERAVLDLALGEAYARHGITTDPETHSNPSPTIAGEDGIDQILGEIADDGGAFIQRIRENEGVNSTVTDLEGGKIEEHAADLRNAMMSFIGGEFSNLSGESDIDIRGKDAVYLDLQQGEGSSGIGLMVQLLFDSVYERAKETDKNVIMAIDEAHYLMQNQQLDWLELAVRHSRHHDLSLHFITQEAKDFFVHEKAETIANNCAIRFLHRLPDLSEENRKKLDLTEREGEFVRNALPGTRSRGFSHALMVVDDETEVAKYPTKVSALEKEAEIIEDHEEREERFKRAKALDTTGGDDINTAADAAESSNTMVDVERSNRMAAATDGGTIHD encoded by the coding sequence ATGACCGCCAGCGGCCGTTGGGCGGTTCCCCTCGTGATCACGAACTGGCCGCAGTTCGCATATCCCGGCATGCTCGAACAGTTGACGACCCACCCCAGTACGGATGTGGACTTGTCGATCCACGCCGACCCCTCCGGCACCGACAAGGCGAGACGACGGTTCGACAGTGCGATTCGGGATCTACAGGCGCTCATCCAGTCGAAAAAAGAGAATGGTGACCCCAGTATCGATCAGACCCAACGCCGCATGAACGAGCATCGAGAAGTGCTCTCAGCACTCTCGCGTGGCGAAACCTCAGCCTTCGACGTGACGGTCGTAATTACGGTGCGGGCGGACTCACACGACGCGGTACTAAGCGAGGCATCGACCGTGCGCTCTGAGCTACAAAAACAACAGATCACCGCGGAGTTCGCTACCCACAACCTGTTGACCGACGGCCTGCTCGCCGGAAGTCCACTCGTGGACGACGCGATTGACGCACCCACAACCATGCTGTCGGGCGCGGTCGGATGCCTGATGCCGTGGAGCGCCGGGACCATCTTCGAGGAACGCGGCATTCTCACGGGCTATCATGCGACGACTGACGAACCGCTCGTTGTGAATCGCTGGAACCGCTCGAACGGGTACAACATCTTCACCGCTGGACGAATTGGCGCGGGCAAGTCGTTCGGGACGAAACTGTTGAACCTCCGCGAAGTCGCCAAGGACCCGGACACGCTCTTGGTGATGATTGACCCGCTGTCAGGGTTCAGTTCGTTGGCTGATTCGCTCAAGGCCGAGAACGTCGTCGTCGGTGGGTCAAAAGGTATTAACCCGTTGGAAATTCGCCGGACACCCCAGCATGTCCTAGATAACAACCCGCAACTCAATCCGTTCGGTGAGCGCTTCTCCAGCGTGATGGGTTTCTTCGAATCGTTCTTCGTCCACGTCGATAGTGGCGATAACGGACTCAACAAAGGCGAACGTGCGGTCCTGGATTTGGCGCTCGGTGAAGCGTATGCGCGCCATGGCATTACGACCGACCCGGAGACACACAGTAATCCCAGTCCGACAATCGCCGGAGAGGACGGCATTGATCAGATCCTCGGTGAGATTGCGGACGACGGGGGTGCGTTCATCCAGCGAATTCGGGAGAACGAGGGTGTCAACAGCACCGTGACTGACCTTGAGGGCGGCAAGATCGAAGAACATGCCGCCGACCTCCGGAATGCGATGATGAGCTTTATCGGCGGCGAGTTCAGCAATCTCTCGGGAGAGAGCGACATCGACATTCGAGGGAAAGATGCGGTGTATCTTGACCTCCAACAGGGCGAGGGCAGTTCGGGCATCGGACTGATGGTGCAACTCCTGTTTGACTCGGTGTATGAGCGAGCGAAAGAGACAGATAAGAACGTGATTATGGCGATTGACGAAGCGCACTATCTGATGCAAAACCAGCAACTCGATTGGCTAGAGCTGGCCGTGCGTCACAGTCGCCATCACGACCTCTCGCTGCATTTCATCACACAGGAAGCCAAGGACTTCTTCGTCCACGAGAAAGCCGAGACGATTGCGAACAACTGTGCAATTCGGTTCCTTCATCGCCTGCCCGACCTCTCAGAGGAGAACCGCAAGAAACTGGATCTCACCGAACGCGAAGGCGAGTTCGTTCGTAACGCCCTGCCCGGCACGCGGTCGCGGGGGTTCTCGCATGCGCTCATGGTTGTAGACGACGAGACGGAGGTGGCGAAATATCCCACGAAGGTCTCAGCGCTAGAGAAAGAGGCCGAAATCATCGAGGACCACGAAGAGCGCGAGGAACGGTTTAAGCGGGCGAAAGCGCTTGACACGACGGGTGGCGATGACATCAACACGGCAGCGGATGCCGCCGAATCGAGCAACACGATGGTCGATGTAGAACGCTCTAATCGGATGGCTGCGGCGACGGACGGAGGAACGATCCATGACTAA
- a CDS encoding type IV secretory system conjugative DNA transfer family protein: MFDTIRNVLSGDSQHPETDDESEDDDDEWQYEYQQDDVELVEGQPMIARDTEQDELFAGPLSRSMMEGPRTNPEQPLFVGVGTRRGRHAGIEQEDLLKHTVLLGPTGYGKSTLMDNMIRAQSEANFPVVFIEPKGDDSPKLIDILPQHRIDNGDLVWLEPGGNRTATVGLNILDPGVESDDPMFDTAVENLVEDLTKMIGIDEYWGPRMDGITKTMVRATARLDYEFTLLDLYYILAEEENAREFANLVDQSGLEWLNYTEKIAEMDDDNLDPIRRRLKDWVEDPIARRVIAFRDSTVNLADIIEERKILVVRMGPERDELKQMVSTAIIRRLWSHVRARSEMREKDRIPCNLFIDEFDYVAHQDSALPTMLSKARSLGLGIFMAMQYPSQVPSDVQEAMFANSNTVLSFKAGHPNHARQIADVLDIDSSILTSEAPHHVWMQMTVERNGRKETAPSFRTYCHPPYPPLRSEAERWHIIEDSARTYGRTPRSSEELREELLIDEGNGPNDDTDDPLAQPTQQAEADAASACEAVYKTVWDESIQQGDPGGWVDLTDTRVVERLADYTPGVESFVDHNDAWRRVVQQVPKNDPYLEEDTSGSGHLLQVDPAPVYAVGTKQNDGGPDHIAPLQDAYVALTQLGFIVEIPEQTGDAMPDGLVRLDDMLDVDRDDDPEAIADAMVEFRDNHPLVHRLAGTRDAYIETEHTTGSSQPSQTVENLAQAANAGHRCLFLSREETAEHVYRTLGEGPFGCWSNHSVDGERRFYTGTQALRIDGDVITRPGASDNVWVHDEATDEYILRDTDGTVHARFDSPARIFEDRDAYPAGGERNVKPPIIPEYEIDGDLDAVEWDVMIVPEPEINEDGTKQRLTPMDLRVIEDGQQISVPHLLRDDPPTHYDTEDKGREGDTNGGSGAATEEEATQEKSEEPSSSGEGEEYLADDLSNIFN; encoded by the coding sequence ATGTTCGACACAATTCGCAACGTCCTCTCGGGTGACAGCCAGCACCCCGAGACTGACGACGAAAGCGAAGATGATGACGACGAATGGCAATATGAGTACCAGCAGGATGACGTGGAGTTAGTCGAGGGCCAACCGATGATCGCTCGCGATACCGAGCAAGACGAACTGTTCGCGGGCCCGCTCTCACGAAGCATGATGGAAGGGCCACGGACGAATCCGGAGCAGCCATTGTTCGTTGGGGTTGGCACCCGTCGCGGGCGACATGCAGGCATCGAGCAGGAGGACCTGCTCAAGCACACGGTGTTGCTGGGACCGACCGGCTACGGGAAGTCCACCCTGATGGACAATATGATTCGAGCGCAATCTGAGGCAAATTTCCCGGTCGTCTTTATTGAGCCAAAGGGTGACGATAGCCCCAAGCTCATCGACATTCTGCCTCAGCATCGTATCGACAATGGCGATTTGGTGTGGCTCGAACCGGGCGGAAATCGGACGGCCACTGTCGGGCTGAATATTCTCGATCCGGGGGTTGAGTCTGACGACCCGATGTTTGATACGGCGGTTGAAAATCTGGTCGAAGACCTCACGAAGATGATCGGGATCGACGAATATTGGGGACCGCGTATGGACGGCATCACGAAGACGATGGTTCGGGCGACCGCCCGCCTCGACTACGAGTTCACCCTGCTCGACCTCTATTACATCCTCGCTGAGGAAGAAAACGCCCGCGAGTTCGCCAACCTCGTTGATCAGAGTGGCCTTGAGTGGCTAAATTATACGGAGAAAATCGCGGAGATGGACGACGACAACCTCGATCCGATTCGCCGTCGTCTCAAAGATTGGGTTGAAGATCCTATCGCCCGGCGTGTGATCGCGTTTCGTGATTCGACCGTCAATCTCGCCGATATCATCGAAGAGCGCAAAATCCTCGTCGTGCGAATGGGACCGGAACGCGACGAACTCAAACAAATGGTGAGTACGGCGATTATCCGAAGACTGTGGTCGCACGTTCGGGCGCGGTCTGAAATGCGGGAGAAAGACCGCATCCCCTGCAATCTCTTCATTGACGAATTCGACTATGTCGCCCATCAAGACAGTGCGTTACCGACCATGCTTTCGAAAGCCCGGTCGCTTGGGCTTGGCATTTTCATGGCGATGCAGTACCCCTCGCAGGTGCCCAGTGACGTGCAAGAGGCGATGTTTGCGAACAGCAACACCGTTCTTTCGTTCAAAGCAGGCCATCCGAATCACGCCCGTCAGATTGCGGATGTGCTCGATATCGACTCGTCAATCCTTACGTCCGAAGCCCCCCACCACGTGTGGATGCAGATGACGGTCGAGCGCAATGGGCGGAAAGAGACTGCTCCCAGCTTCCGGACGTACTGCCATCCACCGTATCCACCGCTGCGGAGCGAAGCCGAGCGCTGGCACATCATCGAGGATTCAGCCCGCACCTATGGCCGGACACCACGCTCGTCCGAAGAATTGCGTGAGGAACTGCTGATTGACGAAGGGAACGGCCCGAACGACGACACGGACGATCCACTCGCCCAACCCACCCAACAGGCGGAAGCCGACGCAGCGAGTGCGTGTGAAGCGGTCTACAAGACGGTCTGGGACGAGAGTATCCAACAAGGCGATCCCGGTGGGTGGGTCGATCTGACCGACACGCGCGTGGTCGAACGACTGGCCGACTATACGCCCGGTGTTGAGTCATTTGTCGATCACAACGACGCATGGCGGCGCGTCGTCCAGCAGGTGCCCAAAAACGATCCGTATCTCGAAGAGGACACCAGCGGCAGTGGCCATCTCTTGCAGGTTGATCCCGCGCCGGTCTACGCGGTCGGCACAAAACAAAACGACGGCGGCCCCGACCATATCGCACCGCTGCAAGACGCCTACGTTGCCTTGACGCAGCTAGGGTTTATCGTAGAGATTCCCGAGCAGACGGGTGACGCGATGCCGGACGGCCTCGTTCGCCTTGACGATATGCTGGACGTTGATCGAGACGATGACCCTGAGGCGATTGCAGATGCAATGGTTGAATTCCGTGATAACCATCCGCTCGTACATCGATTAGCAGGCACACGAGACGCCTATATTGAAACCGAGCACACAACGGGGAGTTCGCAGCCGTCGCAGACGGTGGAGAATCTGGCACAGGCGGCGAATGCAGGCCACCGGTGCCTCTTCCTTTCGCGGGAGGAGACGGCAGAACACGTCTATCGAACGCTTGGTGAGGGACCATTTGGCTGTTGGAGCAATCACAGTGTGGACGGTGAACGACGGTTCTACACGGGCACACAAGCACTCAGAATTGACGGTGACGTTATCACCCGACCGGGAGCCAGCGATAACGTCTGGGTGCACGACGAGGCGACCGACGAGTACATTCTACGCGACACAGACGGGACGGTTCACGCCCGCTTTGACTCACCAGCCCGGATTTTCGAGGACAGAGATGCGTATCCTGCAGGCGGCGAACGCAACGTGAAGCCACCAATCATCCCTGAGTATGAGATTGACGGCGACCTCGACGCAGTGGAGTGGGACGTAATGATCGTGCCAGAGCCCGAAATCAATGAAGATGGCACCAAGCAGCGGCTGACGCCAATGGACCTACGCGTGATCGAGGACGGCCAGCAAATCTCTGTGCCGCATTTGCTACGTGACGATCCACCGACGCACTACGACACAGAAGACAAGGGCAGAGAGGGTGATACAAACGGTGGAAGTGGCGCGGCTACCGAGGAAGAGGCAACGCAAGAGAAGAGTGAGGAGCCATCGAGCAGCGGAGAGGGAGAGGAGTATCTGGCCGACGATCTCTCAAATATCTTTAACTGA
- a CDS encoding thermonuclease family protein has protein sequence MTTTEATVTTTSPTTTATQTASTTTAATTSPNSTATQATTVPTQTTARIDAPSGSQRFEARVTKIVDPTTIKIERNGKTQTIDLIGVRVPKSGLYHKRALQTTKAQLEYSTVTLVTDPQVGSSSDGHPQMYVYTGEWLYNTQLLRSGYARVADGEFSKRAEFERKQQEAKHGGYGLWKNTSA, from the coding sequence ATGACGACAACCGAGGCAACAGTCACAACCACTTCACCGACCACAACAGCCACGCAGACAGCCAGCACAACCACAGCAGCAACAACGTCACCGAACAGCACGGCAACCCAAGCAACGACAGTACCGACACAGACCACCGCACGAATCGACGCACCGAGCGGCAGCCAGCGCTTCGAAGCACGGGTGACGAAAATCGTCGATCCGACAACCATCAAAATTGAACGCAACGGCAAGACCCAGACGATTGATCTGATCGGTGTACGCGTCCCGAAGAGTGGTCTGTACCACAAACGAGCGCTCCAGACTACCAAAGCACAGCTTGAGTACAGCACCGTCACACTCGTCACAGACCCACAAGTGGGAAGCAGCAGTGACGGCCATCCACAAATGTACGTCTATACGGGGGAGTGGCTGTACAATACGCAGTTGCTCCGATCAGGCTATGCACGAGTGGCAGACGGGGAGTTCAGTAAACGGGCGGAGTTTGAGCGAAAGCAGCAAGAGGCCAAGCACGGCGGCTATGGCCTGTGGAAGAACACGAGCGCGTGA
- a CDS encoding cytochrome c maturation protein CcmE domain-containing protein, whose protein sequence is MNATTTFVSPTSIQDGNYEGEWVNLEGRVTNLHQSNGQVAFDVVDNNTSVSVSYEKTMPETMQNGRVVVAKGVLQDGHLDARKLSVRAHEGSKRPNKSMQS, encoded by the coding sequence ATGAACGCAACAACAACATTCGTATCACCTACGAGTATCCAAGACGGGAACTACGAAGGAGAATGGGTCAACTTAGAAGGTCGCGTTACTAATCTACACCAGTCAAACGGGCAAGTTGCTTTCGATGTGGTTGACAATAACACATCGGTGAGTGTTTCATATGAAAAGACAATGCCAGAAACAATGCAGAACGGGCGTGTGGTCGTAGCGAAGGGTGTTCTCCAGGATGGCCATCTTGATGCTCGCAAACTTTCAGTCCGCGCTCACGAGGGAAGCAAGCGACCCAATAAATCGATGCAATCGTAG
- a CDS encoding ABC transporter ATP-binding protein: MTLIEVDNLTKRFGRLTAIHDVSFQVGDGERIGLFGPNGAGKTTVLRILATLSTPTSGRVFIDGRELTRDRAAVRQQIGVLSHETMLYDGLTARENLQLHARIHHIDIDRCDRVLELVGLRSDGERDPSTFSHGMRKRLSLARALLHEPAVLLLDEPYSGLDRRSMVDFDQILDAVGVGTVIMVTHDFKRGFDFCDRALILDAGTVSRDVSLRSLTSPSAFINQYQTAIGLEDN, from the coding sequence ATGACACTGATAGAAGTCGATAATTTGACGAAGCGTTTCGGTCGTCTTACAGCAATTCATGATGTGAGCTTTCAGGTTGGGGACGGGGAACGTATTGGGTTGTTTGGACCAAATGGTGCGGGAAAGACAACTGTTCTCCGCATCCTTGCAACACTTTCTACCCCAACAAGTGGACGGGTTTTCATTGACGGGCGAGAACTTACTAGAGATAGAGCAGCCGTTCGACAACAAATTGGGGTTCTCTCTCACGAGACAATGCTTTATGATGGGCTGACAGCACGTGAGAATCTTCAATTACATGCCCGTATCCACCATATTGATATAGATCGCTGTGACCGTGTATTAGAATTAGTGGGGCTTAGATCAGATGGTGAACGTGACCCGAGCACCTTCTCTCATGGGATGCGAAAACGTCTTTCACTCGCTCGAGCCTTGTTGCACGAGCCAGCCGTGTTACTACTTGATGAACCATATTCCGGCCTTGACCGGCGTTCCATGGTTGATTTCGACCAAATCCTGGACGCAGTTGGTGTAGGAACGGTCATAATGGTGACTCACGATTTCAAACGAGGGTTTGATTTCTGTGACCGTGCACTAATTCTCGATGCAGGTACTGTCTCCCGTGATGTTTCACTACGAAGCCTTACCTCACCGTCAGCGTTCATAAACCAATATCAGACTGCTATCGGACTAGAGGACAACTGA
- a CDS encoding heme exporter protein CcmB yields the protein MGIYLRVAIEIFRKDLQIEARSKRIFNTAAIFSLLVIVVFAFSFAQTFVDLTVIGSGALWVSFVFAGTFSVIQGAASEEQDAALDGLLLAPVDRSAIYAGKVASSTVFIATVELLTLGFVVVFLDYAPPVAMFPAFVGVIIAASFGFSAVGVSLSLLTVKSQLRELLLPMLLIPLVIPVLLAGISLTRSLTTGSSSHSWIILLLAYDGILFLSGFMTFEYIVEG from the coding sequence ATGGGTATATATCTACGGGTTGCCATAGAAATATTTCGGAAAGATTTGCAAATAGAAGCCCGTTCGAAGCGTATCTTCAACACAGCCGCTATTTTCTCTTTACTCGTTATTGTCGTCTTTGCGTTCAGCTTCGCCCAAACGTTCGTTGATCTTACCGTTATTGGAAGCGGTGCACTTTGGGTCTCATTCGTCTTTGCCGGCACATTCAGCGTTATCCAAGGTGCCGCCAGTGAAGAGCAGGACGCTGCACTCGACGGACTGTTGCTCGCACCTGTTGATCGATCGGCTATATATGCTGGGAAAGTCGCGAGTTCGACAGTATTTATTGCAACCGTCGAACTTCTCACGTTAGGGTTCGTCGTAGTGTTTCTTGATTACGCCCCTCCCGTTGCGATGTTTCCTGCGTTCGTCGGGGTCATCATCGCTGCGTCCTTCGGTTTCTCCGCCGTTGGTGTCTCACTATCGTTGTTAACCGTGAAATCACAACTTCGGGAGCTACTACTTCCGATGCTATTGATTCCACTCGTTATCCCAGTGCTTCTGGCCGGAATCTCGCTCACACGAAGTCTTACGACCGGCAGCAGCTCCCACTCGTGGATAATTCTGTTGCTCGCGTATGATGGAATCTTGTTTCTCTCCGGCTTTATGACATTCGAATATATCGTTGAGGGCTAG
- the ccsA gene encoding cytochrome c biogenesis protein CcsA yields the protein MTPGHILLYLALSVSLATIILLGRDYVKDAEKYSKYIPTLVGLTAGLLTTALIYLTYQFVTTDYSNAYVWNNTTDYLPLLYRITGVYAGNEGSVLLWATLASIVAFWAARMRGVSGQNRKLVQGITMGIVSFFSVMLVIQSPFNTITQEFPQAVPGFVPATGRGLNPLLVDPYMAIHPPVMFVSYALLTVPFAIGSAHFISLHRGQQGLFKKWYGSVLRWLRISWLFLTAAVALGALWSYTVLGWGGIWAWDPVETAIFIPWLFLTATLHAVTNYRPGRNYTVLAPAMTSTVFALAIYTTSIVRSGVFRSVHSFANEGIGLSLLILMAITAFLGVLLPLIYWFGQDGEGVTQDSKWITRSNLLHLAVLGLGTLAFISIWGLTFPLLRDLTTGIEVEVNAKYYNLWSYPIVLLILLLLGFYMDFDVEGHERSRIALGIFTALTIGAAFIKPSSAWQLASVSSTDTAFYRIVGNASVLSVVPPATYVCIAIIKRAFERIPNISRRGQLKEFGITLIHLGVAILVVSLAFTYLFTAQSSVIIQDARNDEAIHHVPESSYSVQAANYSETTKPRNPDPRRIALSSQQVLSKGSSLNGTIKAVHGTITAIKRGPRATVAQLDNSGVWIGLTGENQSSTSLSRGREIVARGAVMWNYVPQADAVVVTDARNVGPVSNPPPAINLTRVEKQSMDLRIYRDGNQIAAGNVGQSRYIKQGGMQVRDVLINRGLTQDTYVIAALNDGTASLTIKRIPLMTPIRIGVLFLLVGMILVLLFDPIHGLTAESHRSRTTVSKNEPTTSD from the coding sequence GTGACTCCGGGTCATATTCTCCTCTACCTTGCATTGAGTGTGAGTTTGGCTACTATAATCTTACTGGGACGAGATTATGTTAAGGATGCAGAGAAATACTCAAAGTACATCCCTACACTGGTTGGGTTGACAGCGGGGCTTTTGACGACTGCCCTGATTTATCTCACGTATCAGTTCGTCACGACGGATTATTCGAATGCTTACGTCTGGAACAACACAACAGACTATCTCCCCCTACTGTACCGAATAACGGGTGTGTATGCAGGTAACGAAGGATCCGTGTTATTATGGGCTACGCTCGCCTCGATTGTCGCTTTCTGGGCAGCGCGTATGCGGGGCGTCAGTGGCCAAAACCGAAAGCTTGTGCAGGGGATCACAATGGGTATCGTGTCATTCTTCAGTGTGATGCTGGTCATCCAAAGTCCTTTCAACACTATCACTCAAGAATTTCCACAAGCTGTACCTGGATTTGTCCCAGCCACCGGTCGTGGTCTCAACCCACTGCTCGTAGACCCGTATATGGCGATTCATCCTCCAGTCATGTTCGTTTCGTATGCACTGTTAACGGTCCCATTCGCCATTGGCTCGGCCCATTTCATCTCGCTACACCGTGGGCAACAGGGACTCTTCAAGAAGTGGTACGGCAGCGTGCTCCGCTGGCTTCGAATCTCGTGGTTGTTTCTAACTGCTGCAGTCGCTCTTGGCGCGCTCTGGTCGTATACCGTGTTAGGATGGGGTGGGATTTGGGCCTGGGACCCCGTCGAAACAGCGATTTTCATCCCGTGGCTATTTTTGACGGCGACGTTACACGCAGTTACAAACTATCGTCCCGGACGCAACTATACAGTACTTGCACCTGCGATGACTTCAACGGTATTTGCCCTTGCGATTTACACTACGTCGATCGTTCGAAGCGGCGTTTTTCGTAGTGTCCATTCATTTGCAAACGAGGGAATCGGACTATCGTTGCTCATCTTGATGGCGATTACAGCATTTCTTGGTGTACTCCTTCCACTCATCTACTGGTTTGGACAAGATGGAGAAGGTGTTACACAAGACAGTAAGTGGATCACACGATCAAACCTACTTCACCTCGCTGTCCTTGGACTTGGAACGCTTGCGTTTATTTCCATTTGGGGACTCACGTTCCCACTTTTGCGCGACTTGACAACTGGTATCGAAGTAGAAGTCAACGCTAAATACTATAATTTGTGGAGCTACCCGATCGTACTCCTCATTCTATTATTGCTTGGATTCTACATGGATTTCGACGTTGAAGGGCACGAACGAAGCCGTATCGCACTTGGGATCTTCACTGCCCTCACAATAGGGGCAGCGTTCATCAAGCCATCATCAGCATGGCAATTGGCTTCAGTATCCAGTACTGACACTGCTTTTTATCGCATCGTTGGGAATGCAAGTGTACTCTCCGTCGTTCCCCCTGCCACATACGTCTGTATCGCCATCATCAAGCGAGCATTCGAACGAATTCCCAATATTTCTCGCCGAGGACAACTCAAAGAGTTTGGTATCACACTCATCCATCTCGGTGTTGCGATACTTGTCGTTTCATTGGCGTTCACCTACCTCTTCACCGCCCAGTCGTCCGTCATTATCCAAGACGCACGTAATGATGAGGCTATTCACCACGTACCTGAATCGTCATACTCTGTCCAAGCTGCTAACTACTCCGAGACGACGAAACCAAGAAACCCAGACCCTCGTCGAATTGCCCTATCGAGCCAGCAAGTACTCTCGAAAGGAAGTTCGCTAAACGGCACAATCAAAGCCGTTCATGGGACCATCACAGCAATCAAGCGTGGGCCACGAGCGACTGTCGCACAACTTGACAACTCGGGCGTCTGGATTGGATTGACCGGGGAAAACCAGTCATCAACTAGCCTTTCACGTGGTCGTGAAATTGTTGCGAGAGGAGCAGTGATGTGGAATTACGTTCCACAAGCCGATGCCGTCGTGGTCACCGATGCACGGAATGTTGGTCCAGTATCGAACCCACCGCCAGCGATCAACCTGACTCGCGTTGAAAAACAATCAATGGACCTCCGAATCTATCGGGATGGCAACCAAATTGCGGCTGGAAACGTTGGACAGAGCCGGTATATCAAACAAGGTGGGATGCAGGTACGCGACGTGCTCATTAACCGCGGACTCACCCAGGATACCTACGTTATCGCCGCACTCAATGACGGGACAGCATCGCTCACAATCAAGCGCATCCCGCTGATGACACCAATTCGAATCGGCGTTCTGTTCTTACTTGTGGGAATGATTCTCGTTCTCCTCTTTGATCCGATCCACGGACTCACCGCAGAATCACATCGATCACGTACCACCGTATCGAAAAACGAACCAACGACGTCCGATTGA
- a CDS encoding thioredoxin family protein, with the protein MSPRKILTIVFLAALLGIGYQSMNAAPVLSDQSYSYHGETKWHTNFSSARAVAVNQDKPILVYFWTTWCTYCEDYNQNVYSDPAVRAHLDDFVLVAVNLDNNSPEASRLKQQYGATYPPQHVAITQQGQQLAKINGYAKKKAFIDYLERAQRRANQ; encoded by the coding sequence ATGTCCCCACGGAAAATACTCACAATAGTATTTTTAGCCGCTCTCTTAGGCATCGGCTATCAATCAATGAATGCAGCCCCCGTTCTGAGTGATCAGTCGTATTCATATCATGGGGAAACGAAGTGGCATACAAACTTCTCTAGCGCACGTGCTGTTGCAGTAAATCAAGACAAACCGATACTAGTCTACTTTTGGACGACATGGTGTACATACTGTGAAGATTATAATCAAAACGTCTATTCAGATCCAGCAGTACGAGCTCACCTTGATGATTTCGTCCTTGTTGCAGTGAATCTCGACAATAATAGTCCCGAAGCGTCAAGATTGAAGCAACAGTACGGAGCTACATATCCTCCACAGCACGTCGCAATCACACAACAGGGACAGCAGCTCGCGAAAATAAATGGTTACGCGAAGAAAAAAGCGTTCATTGACTATCTCGAACGAGCACAACGGAGGGCTAACCAGTGA